A region from the Deltaproteobacteria bacterium genome encodes:
- a CDS encoding cold-shock protein encodes MASGTVKWFNDTKGFGFIAQDNGGEDVFCHHTAIQADGFRTLAEGQKVEFDVTKGPKGLQAQNVRPVA; translated from the coding sequence ATGGCTAGCGGTACTGTGAAGTGGTTCAACGATACGAAGGGTTTCGGCTTCATCGCGCAGGACAACGGTGGCGAGGACGTGTTCTGCCACCACACGGCGATCCAGGCCGACGGCTTCCGCACCCTCGCCGAGGGTCAGAAGGTGGAGTTCGACGTGACCAAGGGCCCCAAGGGCCTGCAGGCGCAGAACGTCCGCCCCGTCGCCTAA